One genomic window of Devosia salina includes the following:
- a CDS encoding ABC transporter permease: MTLASEAPASSGQRRQKLFTAINRSAAWLSALGLGWLVPLLKIAAGDDPREQMGELRDSLFFPLMGIAVFVIAWASLAPQVQTSLGAIPGPAQVWEQTAALWQDHLAEREKEAEFYARQDQRNAELVAENRADDVKWRAYTGKPTYLDQILTSLKTVGLGFLIATIVAVPLGIASGLSRPFNGALNPLVQLFKPVSPLAWLPIVTMVVSALYVDASEALPKALVISAVTVTLCSLWPTLINTALGVASIDKDLVNVGKVLQLSTATTITKLVLPSALPLIFTGLRLSLGVGWMVLIAAEMLAQNPGLGKFVWDEFQNGSSTSLARIIVAVLTIGIIGFLLDRVMFTLQTAFTFSGKR; encoded by the coding sequence ATGACCCTTGCAAGCGAAGCCCCCGCCTCCAGCGGCCAGCGCCGGCAGAAGCTCTTCACCGCCATCAATCGATCCGCCGCCTGGCTCAGCGCCCTTGGCCTGGGCTGGCTGGTCCCCCTGCTCAAGATCGCTGCCGGTGACGATCCGCGCGAACAGATGGGCGAGCTGCGCGACAGCCTGTTCTTCCCGCTCATGGGCATAGCGGTCTTCGTCATTGCCTGGGCGAGCCTCGCGCCTCAGGTGCAGACTTCGCTCGGTGCCATTCCCGGCCCGGCGCAGGTCTGGGAACAGACCGCGGCCCTGTGGCAGGACCATCTGGCCGAGCGCGAGAAGGAAGCCGAATTCTATGCCCGGCAGGACCAGCGCAATGCCGAACTGGTGGCTGAGAACCGCGCCGACGACGTCAAGTGGCGCGCCTATACCGGCAAGCCGACCTATCTCGACCAGATCCTGACCTCGCTCAAGACCGTGGGGCTCGGCTTCCTGATCGCCACCATTGTCGCGGTTCCGCTCGGCATTGCCTCCGGCCTCAGCCGCCCGTTCAATGGCGCGCTCAATCCACTGGTGCAATTGTTCAAGCCGGTTTCGCCGCTGGCCTGGCTGCCCATCGTCACCATGGTGGTCTCGGCGCTCTATGTTGATGCCAGCGAGGCGCTGCCCAAGGCGCTGGTCATCTCCGCCGTCACCGTGACGCTCTGTTCGCTGTGGCCCACGCTGATCAACACCGCGCTGGGCGTCGCCTCCATCGACAAGGACCTGGTCAATGTGGGCAAGGTGCTGCAGCTCTCCACTGCGACCACCATCACCAAGCTGGTGCTGCCTTCGGCCCTGCCGCTGATCTTCACCGGCCTGCGCCTCTCGCTCGGTGTTGGCTGGATGGTGCTGATCGCCGCCGAAATGCTGGCGCAGAACCCGGGCCTGGGCAAGTTCGTATGGGATGAATTCCAGAACGGCTCCTCCACCTCGCTGGCCCGCATCATCGTCGCCGTCCTGACCATCGGCATTATCGGCTTCCTGCTCGACCGGGTGATGTTCACCCTGCAGACCGCCTTCACCTTCTCCGGCAAGCGATAG
- the nirB gene encoding nitrite reductase large subunit NirB has protein sequence MMEKLVVIGAGMASGRALEHIFEEAPGRFDVTLFGAEPRGNYNRLMLSPVLAGEKEYDQIITHDSAWYEDHGVQTRFGETVTAIDRTRKVVVSKYGETPYDKLIIATGSAPFIIPLPGKDLPGVMAFRDLDDVNRMVEVSRRPGAKAVVIGGGLLGLEAAAALRARGMEVVVLHLMGHVMERQLDPAAGFLLQRDLEARGIKVHCKAQTKAILGETHVEAVALEDGTVYGADIVVMAVGIRPETRLAVDAGLHVERGIVVNDQMVTSDPDILALGECVEHEKIVYGLVAPLYDQAKVLAKTLAKVDAAFRPVQTATQLKVTGVAVYSAGDFADAEDREEIVLRDATSGIYKRLVLKQDKVIGAVLYGETGDGPWFFDMIRKATDTREMRDTLIFGQAYQGGAALDPMAAVAALPDDAEICGCNGVCKSTITGTIVSKGLTDLDGVRAHTKASASCGSCTHLVEKLMAITLGDSYNPAAVKPMCPCTEHDHGTVRRLIVAKGLKSIPEVMQELEWKTSCGCAKCRPALNYYLVSEWPGEYEDDGQSRFINERVHANIQKDGTYSVVPRMWGGITNPRELRAIADVADKFAIPTVKVTGGQRIDLLGVKKEDLPAVWADLNAAGMVSGAAYAKGLRTVKTCVGSDWCRFGTQDSTGFGVRLEKFMWGSWTPAKVKLAVSGCPRNCAEATCKDIGVVCVDSGYDIHFAGAAGLDIKGTEVLGHANTEDEALEIIVALTQLYREQGHYLERIYKWAKRVGSDSIKAAVIDDLAKRRQLYDRFVYSQQFAQVDPWEERVNGKDAHEFAAMAEFGLPVAAE, from the coding sequence ATGATGGAAAAACTCGTCGTCATCGGCGCCGGCATGGCTTCGGGCCGTGCCCTGGAGCACATTTTCGAGGAGGCTCCCGGCCGCTTCGACGTCACGCTGTTCGGGGCCGAGCCGCGCGGCAATTACAACCGCCTGATGCTCTCGCCGGTCCTGGCCGGCGAGAAGGAATATGACCAGATCATCACCCATGACTCGGCCTGGTACGAGGATCACGGTGTCCAGACCCGCTTCGGCGAAACCGTCACGGCCATCGACCGCACCCGCAAGGTCGTGGTCAGCAAATATGGCGAAACGCCCTATGACAAGCTGATCATCGCCACCGGCTCAGCGCCCTTCATCATCCCCCTGCCCGGCAAGGACCTGCCCGGCGTCATGGCCTTCCGCGATCTCGACGACGTCAATCGCATGGTCGAGGTTTCCAGGCGCCCCGGCGCCAAGGCGGTCGTCATTGGTGGCGGCCTCCTGGGCCTGGAGGCCGCGGCGGCGCTGCGGGCCCGCGGCATGGAAGTGGTGGTGCTCCATCTCATGGGGCACGTCATGGAACGCCAGCTGGACCCGGCCGCCGGTTTCCTGCTGCAGCGCGACCTCGAAGCGCGCGGTATCAAGGTGCATTGCAAGGCCCAGACCAAGGCCATTCTGGGTGAGACCCATGTCGAGGCCGTCGCCCTGGAGGATGGCACCGTCTATGGCGCCGACATCGTCGTCATGGCCGTGGGCATCCGCCCCGAGACCCGGCTCGCAGTCGATGCAGGCCTGCATGTCGAGCGCGGCATTGTCGTCAACGACCAGATGGTCACCTCCGACCCGGACATCCTGGCGCTGGGCGAATGCGTCGAGCACGAGAAGATCGTCTATGGCCTGGTGGCGCCGCTCTATGACCAGGCCAAGGTGCTGGCCAAGACGCTGGCCAAGGTGGATGCCGCCTTCCGTCCGGTGCAGACGGCCACCCAGCTCAAGGTGACCGGTGTTGCGGTCTATTCGGCCGGTGACTTCGCCGATGCCGAGGATCGCGAGGAAATCGTGCTGCGTGATGCCACTTCGGGCATCTACAAGCGCCTGGTCCTCAAGCAGGACAAGGTCATCGGCGCCGTGCTTTATGGCGAGACTGGCGACGGCCCGTGGTTCTTCGACATGATCCGCAAGGCCACCGACACGCGCGAAATGCGCGACACCCTTATCTTTGGCCAGGCCTATCAGGGGGGCGCTGCGCTGGACCCTATGGCGGCCGTTGCAGCCTTGCCGGATGATGCAGAAATCTGCGGCTGCAACGGCGTATGCAAATCCACGATCACCGGCACGATCGTATCCAAGGGCCTGACCGATCTCGACGGCGTGCGCGCCCATACCAAGGCCTCTGCCTCGTGTGGCTCGTGCACGCATCTGGTCGAAAAGCTCATGGCGATCACCCTGGGCGACAGCTACAACCCGGCCGCCGTCAAGCCGATGTGCCCCTGCACCGAGCATGACCACGGCACCGTCCGCAGGTTGATCGTTGCCAAGGGGCTCAAGTCCATTCCCGAGGTGATGCAGGAGCTGGAGTGGAAGACCTCCTGCGGCTGCGCCAAGTGCCGCCCGGCCCTTAACTACTACCTGGTTTCCGAATGGCCCGGCGAATACGAGGATGACGGCCAGAGCCGCTTCATCAACGAGCGCGTCCACGCCAATATCCAGAAGGACGGCACCTATTCGGTCGTGCCGCGCATGTGGGGCGGCATTACGAACCCCAGGGAACTGCGCGCCATTGCCGACGTGGCCGACAAGTTCGCCATTCCCACCGTCAAGGTGACCGGCGGGCAGCGCATCGACCTCCTGGGCGTCAAGAAGGAAGACCTGCCGGCCGTGTGGGCCGATCTCAATGCCGCCGGCATGGTATCGGGCGCCGCCTATGCCAAGGGATTGCGCACGGTCAAGACCTGCGTCGGGTCGGACTGGTGCCGCTTCGGCACCCAGGACTCCACCGGGTTCGGGGTACGACTGGAAAAATTCATGTGGGGGTCATGGACCCCGGCCAAGGTCAAGCTTGCCGTGTCCGGCTGCCCGCGCAACTGCGCCGAAGCCACCTGCAAGGATATCGGCGTCGTCTGTGTCGACAGCGGCTACGACATCCACTTCGCCGGGGCCGCGGGCCTCGACATCAAGGGCACGGAAGTCCTCGGCCACGCCAATACCGAAGACGAGGCTCTCGAGATCATCGTGGCCCTGACCCAGCTCTATCGCGAGCAGGGGCACTATCTCGAGCGCATCTACAAATGGGCCAAGCGCGTCGGCAGCGACAGCATCAAGGCCGCCGTCATCGACGACCTCGCCAAGCGCCGTCAGCTCTACGACCGGTTCGTCTATTCCCAGCAATTCGCCCAGGTCGACCCCTGGGAAGAACGCGTCAACGGCAAGGATGCCCACGAATTCGCCGCCATGGCCGAATTCGGGCTTCCGGTGGCAGCGGAGTGA
- a CDS encoding formate/nitrite transporter family protein, with the protein MSYVAPKELAAKMIEAGESKVFMSTKDTLIRAYMAGAILALAAAFAVTITVNTGQPLVGALLFPVGFCLLYLMGFDLLTGVFTLAPLALIAKRPGVTLGGVLRNWGLVFVGNFAGALTTAVFMAIIFTMGFSHAPDAVGEKIGHIGEARTLGYAAAGFSGMLTLFVRAVMCNWMVSTGVVAAMMSTTVSGKVIGMWMPILIFFYLGFEHSIVNMFLFPSGIMLGGQFTWGDYLLWNEIPTVLGNLVGGLTFVGGMIYATHYRTSPSRNPAAMGASSAAYKPAE; encoded by the coding sequence ATGTCCTACGTTGCCCCCAAAGAACTTGCCGCCAAGATGATCGAGGCCGGCGAATCCAAGGTGTTCATGTCCACCAAGGATACGCTGATCCGTGCCTATATGGCCGGCGCCATCCTGGCGCTTGCCGCGGCCTTTGCCGTGACCATCACCGTCAATACCGGCCAACCGCTGGTCGGCGCCTTGTTGTTCCCAGTCGGCTTCTGCCTGCTCTACCTCATGGGTTTCGACCTGCTTACCGGTGTCTTTACCCTCGCCCCGCTGGCCCTGATCGCCAAGCGCCCGGGTGTCACGCTGGGCGGCGTGCTGCGCAATTGGGGGCTGGTCTTTGTCGGCAATTTCGCCGGCGCACTGACCACGGCCGTCTTCATGGCCATCATCTTCACCATGGGCTTCTCCCATGCGCCAGACGCTGTGGGCGAGAAGATCGGCCATATCGGTGAAGCGCGAACCCTCGGCTATGCCGCAGCAGGGTTCTCGGGCATGCTGACGCTGTTCGTCCGCGCCGTCATGTGCAACTGGATGGTTTCGACCGGCGTCGTGGCCGCGATGATGTCCACCACCGTTTCGGGCAAGGTCATCGGCATGTGGATGCCGATCCTCATTTTCTTCTATCTCGGTTTCGAGCACTCCATCGTCAACATGTTCCTGTTCCCCTCGGGCATCATGCTGGGCGGCCAGTTCACCTGGGGTGACTACCTGCTCTGGAACGAGATCCCCACCGTGCTCGGCAATTTGGTCGGCGGCCTGACCTTTGTCGGCGGCATGATCTACGCCACCCACTACCGCACTTCGCCCAGCCGCAACCCGGCCGCGATGGGCGCTTCCTCGGCGGCCTACAAGCCCGCCGAGTGA
- a CDS encoding ABC transporter ATP-binding protein encodes MAPILQLSGISKHFGEGAKRVDILDNINLDVEDGEFVAILGFSGAGKTTLISLMAGLSEPDRGGVIYRGREIDGPGPERSVVFQSYSLMPWLSVSGNVDLAVNAVHKSRSRAQRLELRRRYVEMVGLGHAADRRPAELSGGMRQRVAVARALAMQPEILLLDEPLSALDALTRSKLQDEFAQISEAEKKTIILITNDVDEAILLADRVIPLTPGPAATLGPDFRVDIERPRDRAALNGDDRFIKLRREITEYLMDVGAARNQGGEADLTLPNVVPIARGKSARLPKAYAEAAGSEVEAHYLDFSEVSKVYPTPKGPLTVVDRFDFQMKKGEFVTLIGHSGCGKSTVLSMVAGLNDISGGTISLDGKPVVGAGPERAVVFQAPSLMPWLTARENVALGVDRVYPKASPAERRDVVEYYLNRVGLGDAMHRPASELSNGMKQRVGIARAFALSPKLLLLDEPFGMLDSITRWELQDVLMDVWARTQVTAICVTHDVDEAILLADRVVMMSNGPNARIGNVMEVDLPRPRSRKALLAHKDYYAYREELLDFLEAYEGGANPDQATLDHIRAKRRERGQSVAAE; translated from the coding sequence ATGGCCCCCATTCTCCAGCTCTCCGGCATTTCCAAGCATTTTGGCGAGGGCGCCAAGCGCGTCGATATTCTCGACAATATCAATCTGGACGTCGAGGACGGCGAATTCGTCGCCATTCTCGGCTTTTCCGGCGCCGGCAAGACGACGCTGATCTCGCTCATGGCAGGCCTGTCCGAACCCGACCGGGGCGGCGTGATCTATCGCGGCCGCGAAATCGACGGCCCCGGCCCGGAACGCAGCGTGGTGTTCCAGTCCTATTCGCTGATGCCCTGGCTCAGCGTCTCCGGCAATGTCGATCTGGCGGTCAACGCCGTGCACAAGTCCAGGTCGCGCGCCCAGCGGCTGGAGCTGCGCAGGCGCTATGTCGAAATGGTCGGGCTCGGCCACGCCGCGGACCGCCGCCCCGCCGAATTGTCGGGCGGTATGCGCCAGCGCGTCGCCGTGGCCCGGGCGCTGGCCATGCAGCCCGAAATCCTGCTGCTCGACGAACCGCTTTCGGCGCTCGATGCGCTGACCCGCTCCAAGCTGCAGGACGAGTTCGCCCAGATTTCCGAGGCGGAAAAGAAGACCATCATCCTCATCACCAATGACGTGGATGAGGCCATTCTGCTGGCCGACCGGGTCATCCCGCTGACCCCTGGCCCGGCGGCGACGCTGGGCCCCGATTTCCGGGTCGATATCGAGCGCCCGCGCGATCGCGCCGCGCTCAATGGCGATGACCGCTTCATCAAGTTGCGGCGGGAGATCACTGAATATCTCATGGATGTCGGGGCGGCCCGCAACCAGGGCGGCGAGGCCGATCTGACCCTGCCCAATGTCGTGCCCATTGCCCGCGGCAAGTCGGCACGCCTGCCCAAGGCCTATGCCGAAGCGGCGGGGAGTGAGGTCGAGGCGCATTATCTCGACTTTTCCGAAGTCTCGAAGGTCTATCCGACACCCAAGGGGCCGCTGACCGTCGTCGACCGCTTCGACTTCCAGATGAAAAAGGGAGAGTTCGTCACCCTGATCGGCCATTCGGGTTGCGGCAAGTCGACCGTGCTCTCCATGGTGGCCGGGCTGAACGACATTTCCGGCGGCACGATTTCCCTCGACGGCAAACCCGTCGTCGGCGCCGGTCCGGAACGCGCGGTGGTGTTCCAGGCGCCCTCGCTGATGCCCTGGCTCACGGCGCGGGAGAACGTGGCGCTTGGCGTCGACCGGGTCTATCCGAAGGCCAGCCCGGCCGAGCGGCGGGACGTGGTCGAGTATTATCTCAACCGCGTGGGCCTCGGGGATGCAATGCATCGCCCGGCCTCGGAACTCTCCAACGGCATGAAGCAGCGCGTCGGCATTGCGCGTGCCTTTGCGCTCTCGCCCAAGCTCCTGCTGCTCGACGAACCCTTCGGCATGCTCGACAGCATCACCCGCTGGGAATTGCAGGATGTGCTCATGGATGTCTGGGCGCGCACCCAGGTCACCGCCATCTGCGTCACGCACGACGTGGACGAGGCCATTCTCCTGGCCGACCGGGTCGTGATGATGTCCAACGGCCCCAATGCGCGCATCGGCAATGTCATGGAGGTGGACCTGCCTCGCCCGCGCTCGCGCAAGGCGCTGCTCGCCCACAAGGACTATTACGCCTATCGCGAGGAACTGCTCGACTTCCTCGAAGCCTATGAGGGCGGCGCCAATCCGGACCAGGCCACGCTGGACCATATCCGCGCCAAGCGCCGCGAACGCGGCCAGTCGGTCGCGGCCGAGTGA
- the nirD gene encoding nitrite reductase small subunit NirD, translating into MTDWIELGRIEAVPVRGSRCVNTPSGKIAVFRTAENEIYAIENRCPHKGGPLSEGIVHGASVTCPLHNWVFDLASGQAQGADEGSVRTYPVKVENGLIYIAPDVLLQVAAE; encoded by the coding sequence ATGACCGACTGGATCGAACTGGGCCGCATTGAGGCCGTACCGGTGCGCGGCTCGCGTTGCGTCAATACCCCTTCGGGCAAGATCGCCGTCTTCCGGACTGCGGAGAACGAGATCTACGCCATCGAGAACCGCTGTCCCCACAAGGGCGGCCCCCTTTCCGAAGGCATCGTGCACGGTGCCTCGGTTACCTGCCCGCTCCACAACTGGGTCTTCGACCTGGCTTCCGGACAGGCCCAAGGCGCCGACGAAGGTTCGGTGCGCACCTACCCCGTCAAGGTCGAAAACGGGCTCATCTACATCGCTCCCGACGTATTGCTGCAGGTTGCGGCCGAATAG
- a CDS encoding bifunctional protein-serine/threonine kinase/phosphatase, protein MRLDPPALAVTIGQHSSAGGKPRNQDFHGALVQEGAALLHKGVALAIADGISPSPVSHIAAETAVKSFLTDYYCTSEAWTVKTAASRVITATNSWLAAQGAGIEERDHAFITTFSALVLKGRRGHIFHVGDSRVWRLSGETLEPLTQDHRSQLSGGSGYLARALGLEPSVEIDYRSLPLTPGDIFVLTTDGVHGALSPRDLASRLGGQANLDIAARDIVEAALAAGSDDNLTIQIVRIEDLPAADHLADLDDGQLLPPAPLPMLPALLDGYRIQRELHASSRSHVYLATEIDTGRRVAMKFPSADLKEDEAYLRRFAAEEWIARRIQSAHVLAAAPAPRDRKTLYTVTEYVEGQTLRQWMADHPAPPIETVRGLIEQIGAGLRAFHRKDMIHQDLRPENIMLDADGTARIIDFGAVRVAGVVEAMPRSDSDDILGTHQYAAPEYFAGQRGTERSDIYSLGAIAYELVTGELPYGAAVAQGRRLTYRPAFANRRDVPAWVDNALHKAVHPDPAKRYQAISEFLYDLRHPNPALPSLDHLPLAQRNPVLFWQSVSIVLGGACLALVWLLLHR, encoded by the coding sequence ATGAGACTGGATCCACCTGCACTTGCCGTCACGATCGGCCAGCACTCGAGTGCCGGCGGCAAGCCGCGCAACCAGGATTTTCACGGCGCGCTCGTGCAAGAAGGCGCGGCCCTCCTACACAAGGGCGTCGCCCTGGCCATTGCAGATGGCATTTCGCCCAGCCCCGTCAGCCATATCGCCGCGGAAACAGCCGTCAAATCCTTCCTGACCGATTATTACTGCACGTCCGAAGCCTGGACGGTGAAGACCGCCGCGAGCCGCGTGATCACCGCCACCAATAGCTGGCTCGCCGCGCAGGGCGCCGGTATCGAAGAGCGCGACCACGCCTTCATCACCACCTTCAGCGCGCTGGTGCTGAAGGGGCGCCGGGGCCACATCTTCCATGTCGGCGACAGCCGCGTCTGGCGATTGTCGGGCGAGACCCTCGAGCCGCTCACCCAGGATCATCGCTCGCAGCTGTCGGGCGGCAGCGGATATCTGGCGCGCGCACTGGGGCTCGAGCCCTCGGTGGAGATCGACTATCGCAGCCTCCCATTGACGCCGGGGGACATTTTCGTCCTCACCACCGATGGCGTGCACGGCGCGTTGTCACCGCGCGACCTGGCATCGCGCCTCGGCGGTCAGGCCAATCTCGACATCGCCGCGCGCGACATTGTCGAGGCCGCCCTCGCTGCGGGCAGCGATGACAATCTCACCATCCAGATCGTGCGCATCGAGGACCTGCCCGCCGCCGATCACCTTGCCGATCTCGACGATGGCCAATTGCTGCCGCCCGCCCCCCTGCCCATGTTGCCGGCCTTGCTCGATGGCTATCGGATCCAGCGCGAACTGCACGCCTCGAGCCGAAGCCATGTCTACCTGGCGACCGAGATCGACACGGGCCGCCGCGTCGCCATGAAATTCCCATCCGCCGACCTCAAGGAGGACGAGGCCTATCTTCGCCGCTTTGCGGCCGAAGAGTGGATCGCGCGCCGCATCCAGTCCGCCCATGTCCTGGCCGCGGCGCCGGCGCCACGGGATCGCAAGACGCTCTATACCGTCACCGAATATGTGGAGGGGCAGACCCTGCGGCAATGGATGGCGGACCATCCCGCCCCGCCCATCGAAACGGTCAGGGGGCTGATCGAGCAGATCGGCGCGGGCCTGAGGGCCTTTCACCGCAAGGACATGATCCACCAGGATCTGCGTCCCGAAAACATCATGCTCGACGCCGATGGCACGGCACGGATCATCGATTTCGGCGCCGTGCGCGTTGCCGGGGTGGTCGAGGCGATGCCCAGGAGCGATAGCGACGACATCCTGGGCACCCATCAATATGCCGCCCCGGAATATTTTGCGGGCCAGCGCGGGACGGAGCGGTCCGACATCTATTCGCTGGGCGCGATCGCCTATGAGCTGGTCACCGGCGAACTTCCCTATGGCGCGGCGGTGGCCCAGGGCCGGCGGCTCACCTATCGACCTGCCTTTGCCAACCGCCGGGACGTCCCCGCCTGGGTCGACAATGCCCTCCACAAGGCGGTGCATCCCGATCCGGCGAAACGCTACCAGGCGATCAGCGAGTTTCTCTACGATCTGCGCCACCCCAATCCAGCGCTCCCCAGTCTCGACCACCTGCCGCTGGCGCAGCGCAATCCGGTGCTGTTCTGGCAATCGGTCAGCATCGTCCTCGGCGGCGCCTGCCTGGCGCTGGTCTGGCTGCTGCTGCACCGATAG
- a CDS encoding CmpA/NrtA family ABC transporter substrate-binding protein: MASTASWAAMLDLEKDELKFGFIKLTDMAPLAVAYELGYFEDEGLYVTLEPQANWKVLLDGVITGSLDGAHMLAGQPLAATIGYGTKAHIVTPFSMDLNGNGITVSNAVWELMKPHLEMDAEGKPVHPISAAALKPVIEAFEAEGKPFNLGMVFPVSTHNYELRYWLAAGGINPGYYSPEDVSGQIAADAYLSVTPPPQMPATLEAGTIDGYAVGEPWNQAAVFKKIGVPVITDYDIWKNNPEKVFGLTAEFVEANPNTTIAITKALIRAAKWLDENDNANRAEAVEILSRSEYVGADANVIAASMTGTFEFEAGDVRDVPDFNVFYRYYATYPYYSDAVWYLTQMRRWGQIAEDQPDSWYDEVARSVYRPDLYLEAARQLVDEGLIEEADVPWDSSGYREPTAEFIDGVTYDGTKPNAYIDSLPVGLKTGERVEGSEVVANQ, from the coding sequence ATGGCCAGCACGGCCAGTTGGGCGGCCATGCTTGACCTGGAGAAGGATGAGCTGAAATTCGGCTTCATCAAGCTCACCGACATGGCTCCCCTGGCCGTCGCGTATGAGCTTGGCTACTTCGAGGACGAAGGCCTTTATGTGACCCTGGAACCGCAGGCCAACTGGAAGGTACTTCTGGACGGCGTGATCACCGGTTCCCTGGATGGCGCACACATGCTGGCCGGCCAGCCGCTGGCCGCCACCATCGGCTATGGCACCAAGGCCCACATCGTCACGCCCTTCTCCATGGATCTCAATGGCAACGGCATCACTGTCTCCAACGCCGTATGGGAGCTGATGAAGCCCCATCTCGAGATGGATGCCGAGGGCAAGCCCGTGCATCCGATTTCGGCCGCGGCGCTCAAGCCGGTGATCGAGGCATTCGAGGCCGAGGGCAAGCCGTTCAACCTGGGCATGGTGTTCCCGGTTTCCACCCACAATTACGAATTGCGCTACTGGCTGGCCGCCGGCGGTATCAATCCGGGTTATTATTCCCCCGAGGACGTGTCCGGGCAGATCGCGGCCGACGCCTATCTATCGGTGACCCCGCCCCCGCAGATGCCGGCCACGCTCGAAGCGGGCACGATCGATGGCTATGCCGTGGGCGAGCCGTGGAACCAGGCGGCCGTCTTCAAGAAGATCGGCGTGCCGGTGATCACCGACTACGACATCTGGAAGAACAATCCCGAAAAGGTCTTCGGGCTCACGGCCGAGTTCGTCGAGGCCAATCCCAACACCACCATCGCCATCACCAAGGCGCTGATCCGTGCGGCCAAGTGGCTGGACGAGAACGACAACGCCAACCGGGCCGAGGCGGTGGAAATACTCTCGCGCTCCGAATATGTCGGCGCCGACGCCAATGTCATCGCCGCATCGATGACCGGTACATTCGAGTTCGAAGCAGGCGACGTCCGCGACGTGCCGGACTTCAACGTCTTCTACCGCTATTACGCGACCTATCCTTACTATTCCGACGCCGTCTGGTACCTGACGCAGATGCGCCGCTGGGGTCAGATTGCCGAGGACCAGCCCGACAGCTGGTATGATGAGGTCGCCAGGTCGGTCTATCGCCCCGATCTCTACTTGGAGGCCGCCCGCCAGCTCGTGGACGAGGGCTTGATCGAGGAGGCCGACGTGCCGTGGGACAGCAGCGGCTACCGCGAGCCGACCGCCGAGTTCATCGACGGCGTCACCTATGACGGCACCAAGCCCAACGCCTATATCGACAGCCTGCCGGTTGGCCTGAAGACCGGTGAGCGCGTCGAGGGCAGCGAAGTTGTCGCCAATCAATGA
- the cynS gene encoding cyanase — translation MTELTREDVTAMILTAKRQAGLTWEGIAEAIGMSPVWTHSAAMGMNAMPQDKAEALATHLALPQQAVLVLQESPTKVWTQAVPTDPCIYRLYEIVGVYGPTIKALIHEKFGDGIMSAIDFDMQISRVQNPKGDRVKIEMSGKYLSYNAW, via the coding sequence ATGACGGAACTGACCCGCGAAGACGTCACGGCCATGATCCTGACCGCCAAGCGTCAGGCGGGCCTGACCTGGGAGGGCATTGCCGAGGCCATCGGCATGTCGCCAGTCTGGACCCATTCGGCCGCCATGGGCATGAATGCCATGCCCCAGGACAAGGCCGAGGCCCTGGCCACCCACCTGGCCCTGCCACAGCAGGCCGTGCTGGTGCTGCAGGAAAGCCCCACCAAGGTGTGGACGCAGGCCGTGCCAACCGATCCCTGCATCTACCGGCTCTACGAGATCGTCGGCGTCTATGGACCCACGATCAAGGCCCTGATCCACGAAAAGTTCGGCGACGGCATCATGTCGGCGATCGATTTCGACATGCAGATCAGCCGGGTCCAGAACCCCAAGGGTGACCGGGTCAAGATCGAGATGTCGGGCAAATATCTCTCCTACAACGCCTGGTAG